One part of the Microlunatus elymi genome encodes these proteins:
- a CDS encoding ABC transporter substrate-binding protein, whose product MISRRTFLGGAAAAGIAAGAGILSGCGSQQRGGDYVSLWGVGGDSRPAQQKVIDGFRKDHPEVTIDAKNVPSNGNDGDATNVITAVRGGTAPDLWWMDRFAAAQYASLGLLEPIDSLIKKYEDENFLDSWLTFAVNELSYNGQTFGLPTSTDTRGLYYNKKMLRDAGIDPDELAMSNGPIALDRLFEICDKITTKDKRGNYTKMGFIPWHGQGWGYTWGVGLGASYFDNESCEMTMLTDESLRAHQMIYDFAREFDYSRISAFVSSYEPSNAPPGQTAFYTDRLAFDIGTSGTMNGIRQYAPKLDWGYTHLPIFDKGMRPYTWSGGFGLVMPKGSSMTKNVWDFMKYYAGVPGLSIYSPATLALPTRPEVFSNPGLKELQPAIAQLKFSTSRPPVPVGQLWWDSLVQAQESVTIGSKTAKEALQTAQARVGGQMQANCPFKLPPDYGQPGT is encoded by the coding sequence GTGATCAGCAGACGGACCTTTCTCGGCGGCGCCGCAGCAGCCGGGATCGCCGCTGGTGCAGGGATCCTGAGCGGCTGCGGCAGCCAGCAACGCGGCGGCGACTACGTCTCGCTGTGGGGCGTCGGGGGCGACTCGCGGCCGGCGCAGCAGAAGGTGATCGACGGCTTCCGCAAGGATCATCCCGAGGTCACGATCGACGCCAAGAACGTTCCGAGCAACGGGAACGACGGTGATGCGACCAACGTGATCACCGCAGTCCGTGGCGGCACCGCCCCGGACCTGTGGTGGATGGACCGGTTCGCGGCCGCACAGTATGCCTCCCTCGGGCTGCTGGAACCGATCGATTCCTTGATCAAGAAGTACGAGGACGAGAACTTCCTCGACAGCTGGTTGACCTTCGCGGTGAACGAACTGAGCTACAACGGTCAGACCTTCGGGCTGCCGACCAGCACCGACACCCGCGGCCTGTACTACAACAAGAAGATGCTCCGCGACGCCGGCATCGACCCGGACGAACTGGCGATGAGCAACGGCCCGATCGCCCTGGACCGGTTGTTCGAGATCTGCGACAAGATCACCACCAAGGACAAACGCGGGAACTACACCAAGATGGGCTTCATTCCCTGGCACGGCCAGGGCTGGGGCTACACCTGGGGTGTCGGCCTCGGCGCGTCGTACTTCGACAACGAGTCGTGTGAGATGACCATGCTCACCGACGAGTCGCTGCGCGCGCACCAGATGATCTACGACTTCGCGCGCGAGTTCGACTACTCACGGATCAGCGCCTTCGTCTCCTCCTACGAGCCGAGCAACGCGCCGCCGGGCCAGACCGCCTTCTACACCGACCGACTCGCCTTCGACATCGGCACCAGCGGGACCATGAACGGCATCCGCCAGTACGCACCGAAGCTCGACTGGGGTTACACCCACCTGCCGATCTTCGACAAGGGCATGCGGCCGTACACCTGGTCCGGCGGATTCGGCCTGGTAATGCCCAAGGGATCGTCGATGACGAAGAACGTCTGGGACTTCATGAAGTACTACGCCGGGGTTCCCGGGCTGTCCATCTACTCGCCGGCCACGTTGGCGCTGCCGACCCGCCCGGAGGTGTTCAGCAACCCCGGTCTGAAGGAACTGCAGCCCGCCATCGCGCAGTTGAAGTTCTCCACCTCACGGCCTCCGGTGCCGGTCGGGCAACTGTGGTGGGATTCGCTCGTGCAGGCCCAGGAGAGCGTGACCATCGGATCGAAGACGGCCAAGGAAGCGTTGCAGACGGCACAAGCACGCGTCGGCGGTCAGATGCAGGCAAACTGCCCGTTCAAGCTGCCGCCCGACTACGGCCAACCGGGAACTTGA
- a CDS encoding esterase-like activity of phytase family protein yields the protein MIGDRVRAAATVVAAGVLLASAAVAPASAHGQHHHPSRATCPPAASAVGYSDALDKLVVDGQEIGGLSNLAWDSRRGSYAASVDNHGSDPSRVWFIRDLSHPRPVGDPLILRKLDGTPYTGETADNEGMAVLPDGRFVVSSEVEPSIRIFSRSGLQQQELPVPARFAVAPKGEATENATLEGLTISRSGRILIASMEGTLSGDTGDGSFRRLLVYAKSRHGFRLTKQIGYRVDDGMRIPEIAEYAPGKLLIMEAAWSADVGNTITLYASDISHARDVSRVQDLATTRNLVVHKRLIDDVTKCPDLGATAKETQLNPLMDNFEAMAVKPAINDRSFGASGHRGAYDVTLLSDDNFNESQTTRVLDLVAQLP from the coding sequence ATGATCGGAGATCGGGTTCGTGCGGCGGCGACGGTTGTTGCGGCCGGTGTGCTGTTGGCGTCGGCGGCGGTCGCGCCGGCAAGTGCGCACGGCCAGCATCACCATCCGAGTCGCGCGACCTGCCCGCCCGCAGCGTCCGCCGTCGGTTACAGTGACGCGCTGGACAAGCTGGTCGTCGACGGTCAGGAGATCGGCGGTTTGTCCAACCTGGCTTGGGATTCGCGGCGCGGCAGCTATGCGGCCAGCGTGGACAACCACGGCAGCGATCCGTCCCGGGTCTGGTTCATCCGTGATCTTTCTCATCCACGCCCGGTCGGGGATCCGCTGATCCTGCGGAAACTGGACGGCACCCCGTACACGGGCGAGACGGCGGACAACGAGGGCATGGCCGTGCTGCCGGACGGCCGGTTCGTGGTCAGCTCGGAGGTGGAGCCGTCGATCCGGATCTTCTCGCGTTCGGGGCTGCAGCAGCAGGAGCTGCCGGTGCCGGCCCGGTTCGCCGTGGCGCCGAAGGGTGAGGCGACCGAGAACGCGACGCTGGAGGGATTGACCATCAGCCGCTCCGGGCGGATCCTGATCGCCTCCATGGAGGGCACCCTGTCCGGGGACACCGGTGACGGCAGCTTCCGGCGGCTGCTCGTCTACGCCAAGTCCCGGCACGGCTTCCGGCTGACCAAGCAGATCGGCTACCGCGTGGACGACGGGATGCGGATCCCGGAGATCGCCGAGTACGCCCCCGGCAAGTTGTTGATCATGGAGGCGGCCTGGAGCGCCGACGTCGGCAACACGATCACCTTGTACGCCTCCGACATCTCTCACGCCCGTGACGTGAGCCGGGTGCAGGATCTGGCCACCACCCGGAATCTCGTTGTGCACAAGCGATTGATCGACGACGTGACCAAGTGTCCTGATCTTGGTGCGACCGCCAAGGAGACGCAGCTCAATCCGCTGATGGACAACTTCGAGGCAATGGCGGTCAAGCCTGCTATCAACGATCGCAGCTTCGGCGCGAGCGGGCATCGGGGCGCGTACGACGTGACCCTGCTCAGCGACGACAACTTCAACGAATCCCAGACCACGAGGGTGCTCGACCTGGTCGCTCAGCTCCCTTGA